A segment of the Lycium barbarum isolate Lr01 chromosome 7, ASM1917538v2, whole genome shotgun sequence genome:
CCCaagttttcatttttattcatcGGTTTTTGAATTTTTAACTGTAATTTGCTACTCCCTCTTtcctaatttatgtggcataCTTTCTTCTTTTAGTTTgtcgccaaaaaaaaaaagtcaccttcctatatttagaaataattttgaACTTTATGACATGATTTATGGCCACGCAAATTTCTAacgcttgttttggaccacaaattacaaaagttttcattttttttcttaaactccgtattTATGTCAAATGGTGCagtataaattgggatggagggagtactttttATGCACCCTTTCTGGCAATTTCCATTATGGTTTGTGATTAGTTTGTATTTGAGCTTGACCTGTTTATGCATGAATCGAGCTCCGTAATAGCATAATTGGAAGATTATTtcaagggaaaagggtcaaaaatatccctctactttggaaaaagggctaaaaatatcctccgaattTATTTTGGGTAAAAACTATACCCTTATCTTAACGGAAATCCCCAATATAATGTGATTTCGTTTTCaaacccgctccatttaaacccgatccaactaaataaaaaattcatatgGGTTACCCGCTCCTGTGCCTAATGGCTCCAGATGTAGTGCTCGGGAACAAACTGGTCGCATATGAgtttttttatgtagttgggtcgggtttaaatggagcgggtttgaaaatgaaatcgggttatgttgGGGATTTCCGTTAAGCAGggttatatttgaaaactttaatgatgagagggatatttttgacccaaagTAAGTTcgaaggatatttttagccccttttccaaagtagagggatatttttgacccttttcccttatttcAATTATTCCAAATTCTTTGCTTTTGTCAACTGCCCCTTCTCTCCATTTCACTTCTGGTAATTCTTTATTCTTTCCATGTTTGAATTTTTATTCATGGGTTTGAATTCTTTACTGTAATTTGCTACTTTTGCTGCAACCTTTGTGGTAATTTCGACTATGGTTTAGGATTAGTTGGTATTTGAGCTCCTTAATAGCATAATTGGAAGAGTATTTCAATATCTGTGTTTTCTTCTCTACTGATTTTAACTGTTAAAGTAGACTAACTGCAGCATTTAGTAATTTGTGTCTCAAAAGATCTTGAGAACTTAGATAAGAACAAAGCAAAATGGCCTAATAGCTAAAGGCTAGTTTGTATAAAGGATCTTTGTTGTTGTTATACTTACGTTAGGTCATTTTTCTGTTCtgatcgagaattgtatgtctgTTATGGGTAAGTATAAGATTTATTCAACATCCAGTTTTAAGGAACACCAATTTGCTTTAAAAGAAATATTCCAGTCAGCCCCGGTGGACAGAGTTACTCGGTAGTTGTGTTGGTAGAGTTAGCAGGTATTAGGTGGAATTAGTCAAGACGCGTGCAAGTTGGCTGGGAAACCACcattggtcactacccagtgtaatcccacaatagtggggtctggggagggtaagatgtacgcagccttacccctacctgggtagggaggctgtttccgattgaccctcagcaaccctcctcctttatccgggcttgggaccggcaatgtgagcgagctcacacaggcggagttactGGGAAACCaccattgtaaaaaaaaaaaaatattcctgTTCTTCATATTACATGGTGGTGTTTGGCTAGATATTAAGTATAAGAAATAGAGAAATACTTTTGATACATAAATTAACTATAAATAAAGTTCAGAATTAAACTTAGCATGTATTCCCTCTGTTTCAACATtcttattttatccttaatgacaGTCCCCTATGGGAATGACATGACACGTTTAAGATCATGAGATTCAAAGGGTAATTTTGGTTTGTTATACACACCTTTAATTTAAGACTACTATATTCAGAAGTATTCTTTACATTCTTAAAGTTTGTGTCTGGTCAAAACGGAGGAAGCAATAGTTTTCAACTTGTCGCATCAATTCCTATAAGAGAATAttttaagggcaaaatgggagtacaacaacaacaacaacaacgtacACAGTGAAATCctacaaagtggggtctggggagggtagaatgtacgcagaacttacccctaccttgggtagagaggttgtttccggtagaccctcggcataagggcaaaatgggagTGTTTGATTTAATGATTTTTCAAATATAAAATCCGTTGATctttttgggatgaacaaaaagAGAATTGTGGTATTTTAAATGAATAAAGGAGAGTATTATTTAGTATCAGAATGAGATAGACATGAACAAACTGACTCTTAAATactcatacttttttttttttgaaataaaaaaaataaaaaataatatatgaGTATTTAAGAGTATTCTGTTGAAACAATGGCCCTTGTGTTGTTCCAGCACATATTGCAAAATGCATGCTCAAATTCCTGCGAGGTGTTTGTTTCAATACATTAAACTAACGGATCATGATAAGATGCAATTATTTTAAGCATAACATCTTAATGCAATTGTTGGATACAAAATGTAGTGTCTGTGTTTTGTTTAGATTATTTGCGGAGTTGCATGAAGCTAAAACTTCTCATGAAAATTATGATTAGTTTAGTTGTACATGACACGATCATTTGTTGCATTGGTGACTCCGTCTTTCACCCAAACCTCATGAGTGATGCGGTATAAGTCCGGTAAATCTATCAACATGCTAGGATCTAGTTTGAAGTCAGCAAATAAAAGCGTGCGTGGCACCACCAAGTTGGCCTTCAGTCCAAAGCGTGGAGGAAAATCATCCTCATATAGAAGATCGTTGACCGTTCAAGCTGGATATAGGTATTTCCTCCTCTTATTTTCATGTGCCCTAGTTGTATGCAACTTATACATTGATGTTATATTACACTTCTTTTTGTTTGGTGGTCACTTGTCCTTCAGATAGATTATATTTTCATCTTACTAAGTCAATGTTTGCGTTAATTAGGCTGAATCAACTCTAAAGGTCAATCCCTGATAGATGGACCCTCTGTCAGAGCATGTTTAAACCTTACTGGTACTTCAATTATTTAGTTTGGTCCGGCAGTTGTTCTGCAAAACTATGAATACAATCGACTACGGAGTGACAGAGGCAAACTTGGCTCTTGCCATGTAAATAGGAAAAGGGAAAATAGTATTTTTCGTCCTTAAGTTATTATTAAATTTTACTTTTGATCCTTGTGATATATGACTCGATATGTTTAATCTTTAATTAACTAAAACACGTGTTTTGATCCCTTCCATGTAGAAAATATGTTATAATTGACTATTTACCGAACTATATTACCGTCAAATATGGAGTAACAATACAAATTTGACATAATACATGAATAGTTAAGCGGTGAAATAGTTAATAAGTATGGTAAATTTGTGAATGTTCACAAGCAAATGGATCAAAGTGTACAATTCAATTAATTGGTTTCATATGGTTGGGCTGATATCATAGGGACTAAAATCAGAATATATCAATAATTGAGGGACCAAAAGTGTTAGTAACCCATAGGAAAAAGAATACTGTAGTTTTGTTTCTTTCATGTATTGGTGATCCGCCGATAGGAGAACATATCTTATGAGATGTTTGACCTTCTTGTTAATTGGCAGTGATGTTGGAAGGCCAAGCAGTTCAAGCATCTTTGTTGGTGGCTTTCTTTTAGGAGGAGTAATCGTTGGTGCACTTGGTTGTATCTTCGCACCAGAGGTAATAATTCTAAGCTGAAACTAGCTGATTATCGGGCACAGTGCAGTATCACTTGTATTAGTTACTTCCTTTGGTCGTCTTTGCTATAATATTACTTGTGAATTTGCGTCATTGCTTGTCGATATAAGTTCCTTCTTCGCATTTCTTCTCTCTTTCAGAGTAAGCTGACTGTCGTTTAATTTCTCTTTTACAGATTAGCAAGGCATTAGCTGAAACAGATAAAAAGGACCTCATGCGAAAATTGCCCAAGTTTATATATGATGAAGAAAAAGCATTGGAGGTAGGTTGATATTAGTTATGTCTTTTATTAGGGAGCGGTAGCTAGTAAGAGATAGAAAGAATGTCTGTGTGTGTCGGCATAGCGGATCCAAAATTTAATTTATCGGTTTAACCTTTAAGGTTCGTAGCATTGAACCTGTTATATTTTTGAAGTTATGTGTTCATATCTACtactccgtttcaatttgtttgtcttggcacaaagtttaagaaagtaaaagaGACTTTttatcttgtggtcttaaattaaagatatgtataaTGCACCAAAATTTCCgttaatcttgtggttttaaacatgCCACGTAGGCTGTTGAgattaaagagttgccaaatcAAGAAAGAGgctttcttttttaaacagactgaaaaggaaagtaagacaaacaaattaaaacaaaggcaaagatatttttttaataaaaaaataagctaaatgatttttacaaaaaattCCGTCAGCATATATCTGCACCTTTTTGTAACGCAGGGGTATATATATACCCCTtttttaacgaggggtatatctgcttTATAttacaaagttgaggggtatatttgcaccttttcaaAGGAGTATCTTTTGCACTTTTCgtgaatttttacacataaatttatgctctgCGTCAAAAAGTACTGCATTCATTTGAACCCGGTGCCGGTACTCTACATTCGCCTCTGTGTGtcgggtgtgtgtgtgtgttcttCGTGTAagtgcacacacacacataatataTAGGAATCCTCTATTCTGGCTGAAAGCTGAATAAATCTCTTCTTATGAATGCAGTCCTCCTACGCGTAGCTATCTACAGCTTTAGAACTAAAGTTTCGCTTGATTACTACATAAGTGACGCTCGACACTCCTTTTCAGAAACCTTTCTTTAACTATAAACAGATGCTATTATTTGGTGTTTTATTTTTATGAAGTAAGATGTTTCATTACTGGATCAAGGAGGTGCAAAATGTACAGCAGTAGCAAATGTTAGCTTCATTACAATGTGATTCTATTCTATTTAAGCCCCAGGAGCTAACCAAAAGACGATGCTATTCTTTGTCTTTTAATCAACCTAATTAGGTGATCTAGACGAGTGCATTGTGCTTTGTTCTCCTTGGTTTTTCTctccctttttatttctattgCAAGATAGACAAGAGGCTTGTTGCATCAAAACTATCACCACTACCCGAGTTTGTTACTCTGCTCAAGTAATAGATCTTCTGAAGGATATCTTATCCCAAAATGTAAAAGCTTCGGAAGGACTAAAACTTGCCTCTCCTAATTGGAATCAATGTTATTGTGATTTCTTGGATTGGAACTAAGGCAAAACCAACATCTGAGGATGATATTCTTGCTTCTGTTTCGAATTCTTCTAATATATGCATGTTGTTTTGTCTGCAGAAACAGCGCAAGATACTAACAGAGAAGATTGTCCAGCTGAATGATGCTATTGATGACATTTCCAACCAGTTGAGGTCGGGGGACGAGGACGCACAAAATGGAGTTGCTGTGAACCTAGATGAAGTTGAAACTGTTAGTTAAGAAAACTTCAATTGATTTCATGTGAAGAGATATGCTTTCAGAAGACATTGAGCATATTCCAAGAGCATTCCTGGTTGCAGTTTTAGTAATATCATAAGTGCTGCTATGATATATGCAAAACTGAGGAATAAATGTGATACTCTATTATGTTTCTGTTGTGTGCCACAACTTCAAACTCTAATATACATGCTTAGAATCCTTGTTATCTAACTGCCTTGGTAATCTCTCCCTCCCCCCCACGCCCATcccacccccaaccccacccctctttttttttttttttttttttttttttttaataatgatgGTATTTCGGCCAGATTAAGTGCACCTCTATTATTTTACCGGGTATCTGCTACCTTCCGTGAGCACAAGCAGCACCCAGTATGTTCATCAGGTATTGGAGTTGAATGTTCTTTGGTcaagttttaaaaagaaaatatggTGATTCATTGGATCACAGAGGACCACTGGTGCTTTATGGATAGCGCCATTTCTTTTCCCACCTGTACTTTATACAAGATTATCCTTCTGCAAGATCACCTCTAAATTGTCCTGTCTTCTAATGAATGGATAGTGGTATTTTTCTTGTACTAGTTCTCCACTTGGCCAGAATAATGCCAAGGTTAAAGCCAAAAATTAAAACAAATAGATATTACCTCCGTTCCATTTTGCGTGATGGTGAGTGATTGGACATGAAATTTAAAAAAGGAACAAAAAAAGACTTGGAATTTGTGATCTTAAGTGTGTCATGACATTTTTGTGGCtataaaatcatgtcattaaggggtcgtttggttggctAACAGAATTATTCAGGACTATAATTCTGTGATTATTATCCCATATCCTATGTGGGATAAAGAATACCAAGACTTTGGTATAAAATGTAATTTCAAATTTTATACTGGGATTAATATCCTTATCTCGGTAACAAAACGATTTAAAGGGTAAAATGTGAAGTATAGAGTGAAATTGTTTCTAATTATATAAAACATGTTGTTTTTTGAAAACAGACTAATAAAGAAAGAGTGTAACATACGGGACTTCCTCCCATAGTAACATGCCATATGTTGCCATCACTTGCCTTTTTGTCGTATATTTTCCCACTGTAACATACTGGGAAGCATGTTTTATTCACACAATTATGGTAAAGGGgataaaatgaaattttccaaCAACCTGTGGTTGAGATTGTTGATGATGAAGGTGAAAAAATACATGAGGACATAGATCATCTTATCTTTTTTCAATCTTGATAATGCACCACTCATTCTTTGAACCTCAATTTCAACCATGACTTGATCTCTACAATTAAAAAACAAGGtggagaagaaaagaaaaaagaaaaaaaactctaAAACATaacaaactatatatatatatatatatatatatatatatatatacacaaagtaTTTAAGTAGTGTTTGTCAATACAATTTAGTATTCAGCCATGGCTTCTCATGCAGCTTTGGCTCCTTCAAGAATTCCCACAAGCACAAGGTTTCCTTCTAAGAACTCACACTCTTTCCCGACTCAATGCTTCTCCAAGGTCTTTACTTATTctccaaataatttttttttgaaaaaaaattctttctcctTTTAGTGAATGTCTTTCTTGGTGTAGTTTATTGGCTTTATGAGTTAATTTATCTGTCTTTTCTGTAGAAATTTGAAGTAGCAGAGTTCTCCGGTCTTCGATCAAGTGGATGTGTGACATTTTCGAACAGGGAGTCTTCCTTCTATGATGTTGTGTCTGCCCAACTCACTCCCAAGGTAATTACCTTTACTGTGCTCAGTTAAGCTTCTGCTTTAGACCGCCAAGCAAAACACTATAACATAACAAACTATTGATCTTTTCAAGACAAGAAGTACATAATTTACAATTATACTTTCTTGTGAAACTCCTTTTTAGTTTGTCAcatctttctatatttccttaatgacATTTTCTTAGAGCCATAGAAATGTCGTGGCATATCTAAGACCAAAAGGTCTAGAAATCATTCTTTTTGCTTAAACTTCTTGTCCAAACAAACACTGTCATATAACATGAAACGGACATGTTGTAGTATCTTGTAACCTTTTTGTGAAACTCATCTATTTCTATCCCAAAATTAgaccacaggatcagcagctccTGTGAAAGGAGAAACTGTTGCCAAATTGAAGGTTGCTATCAATGGTTTCGGACGTATTGGCAGGAACTTCCTCCGTTGTTGGCACGGCCGCAAAGATTCACCACTCGATGTCATTGTCGTCAACGATAGTGGTGGTGTCAAGAATGTGAGTAGTCCAAAGTCTATTTCTTTTCTCCTTTACCTGCAAAAATTAAGCACATTTATAGCAGTTGCTGGTTTTACTATCAAATTTTTCACTGTCCATTGTTAAAGGTACTGAAATATTATGTTAATGCAGGCATCTCACTTGCTTAAGTATGATTCCATGTTGGGAACATTCAAGGCTGAAGTGAAAATAGTGGATAATGAAACCATTAGTGTTGATGGAAAGAACATTAAGGTTGTCTCTAGCAGGGACCCTCTTAAGCTTCCTTGGGCTGAACTTGGTATTGACATTGTTATTGAGGTAAATTACTTAACTCTCAAT
Coding sequences within it:
- the LOC132604189 gene encoding uncharacterized protein LOC132604189, with translation MIAVSNSLLLSTTPSLHFNSGSSLKSANKSVRGTTKLAFSPKRGGKSSSYRRSLTVQAGYSDVGRPSSSSIFVGGFLLGGVIVGALGCIFAPEISKALAETDKKDLMRKLPKFIYDEEKALEKQRKILTEKIVQLNDAIDDISNQLRSGDEDAQNGVAVNLDEVETVS